One Danio rerio strain Tuebingen ecotype United States chromosome 22, GRCz12tu, whole genome shotgun sequence genomic window carries:
- the LOC108181187 gene encoding uncharacterized protein isoform X3: MWSDGSFVGVTGTDVPVSVMEEDSVILHTGVENLTEIKWYFNKTRIAQLNGNVSFICTDNQCINGTERFRGRLKLDLKTGSLTIMKINKTHSGEYQLVVDGIGNSNGGKILIITVQDNPAVYNQVKKNPGESVTFNPGVRRDIIVVMKCFLNNILIAEITGGQSQICSNVQCKERFTDRLKLDSETASLTITNIRNTDSGNYTLEIFIRNDTHFSITREKTFSLTVVSPPPSRLSGGAIAGIVILLVVVAAVVGGVIYYLRHRSDRAAQPQEGVADDPSSHPLRDMGDS, translated from the exons GTGTGACTGGTACAGATGTTCCGGTGTCAGTGATGGAAGAAGATTCAGTCATTCTACACACTGGTGTTGAAAATCTTACAGAAATTAAATGGTATTTTAATAAGACTCGCATCGCTCAACTCAATGGAAATGTCAGTTTTATCTGTACCGATAATCAGTGTATTAATGGCACTGAGAGATTCAGAGGCAGACTGAAGCTGGACCTTaagactggatctctgaccatcatgaAAATCAATAAAACACACTCTGGAGAATATCAACTAGTAGTTGATGGCATTGGCAATAGCAATGGGGGAAAGATCCTTATTATTACTGTCCAAG ATAATCCCGCTGTTTATAATCAAGTAAAGAAAAACCCGGGAGAGTCTGTCACTTTCAATCCTGGCGTGAGAAGAGACATAATTGTTGTGATgaagtgttttttaaataatattctcATTGCTGAGATCACCGGAGGTCAGAGTCAGATCTGCAGTAATGTTCAGTGTAAAGAGAGATTCACAGACCGACTGAAACTGGACAGTGAAACTGCATCTCTGACCATCACGAACATCAGAAACACAGATTCTGGAAATTATACACTAGAGATTTTCATCAGAAACGACACACACTTCAGCATCACCAGAGAGAAGACGTTCAGCCTCACTGTCGTTT CTCCTCCACCTTCACGTCTGTCTGGAGGTGCAATAGCAGGAATAGTTATTCTGCTGGTTGTCGTCGCTGCTGTTGTTGGTGGTGTGATTTACTATCTTCGTCACAGAAGTGATAGAGCGGCACAGCCG
- the LOC108181187 gene encoding uncharacterized protein isoform X4, giving the protein MEEDSVILHTGVENLTEIKWYFNKTRIAQLNGNVSFICTDNQCINGTERFRGRLKLDLKTGSLTIMKINKTHSGEYQLVVDGIGNSNGGKILIITVQDNPAVYNQVKKNPGESVTFNPGVRRDIIVVMKCFLNNILIAEITGGQSQICSNVQCKERFTDRLKLDSETASLTITNIRNTDSGNYTLEIFIRNDTHFSITREKTFSLTVVSPPPSRLSGGAIAGIVILLVVVAAVVGGVIYYLRHRSDRAAQPQEGVADDPSSHPLRDMGDS; this is encoded by the exons ATGGAAGAAGATTCAGTCATTCTACACACTGGTGTTGAAAATCTTACAGAAATTAAATGGTATTTTAATAAGACTCGCATCGCTCAACTCAATGGAAATGTCAGTTTTATCTGTACCGATAATCAGTGTATTAATGGCACTGAGAGATTCAGAGGCAGACTGAAGCTGGACCTTaagactggatctctgaccatcatgaAAATCAATAAAACACACTCTGGAGAATATCAACTAGTAGTTGATGGCATTGGCAATAGCAATGGGGGAAAGATCCTTATTATTACTGTCCAAG ATAATCCCGCTGTTTATAATCAAGTAAAGAAAAACCCGGGAGAGTCTGTCACTTTCAATCCTGGCGTGAGAAGAGACATAATTGTTGTGATgaagtgttttttaaataatattctcATTGCTGAGATCACCGGAGGTCAGAGTCAGATCTGCAGTAATGTTCAGTGTAAAGAGAGATTCACAGACCGACTGAAACTGGACAGTGAAACTGCATCTCTGACCATCACGAACATCAGAAACACAGATTCTGGAAATTATACACTAGAGATTTTCATCAGAAACGACACACACTTCAGCATCACCAGAGAGAAGACGTTCAGCCTCACTGTCGTTT CTCCTCCACCTTCACGTCTGTCTGGAGGTGCAATAGCAGGAATAGTTATTCTGCTGGTTGTCGTCGCTGCTGTTGTTGGTGGTGTGATTTACTATCTTCGTCACAGAAGTGATAGAGCGGCACAGCCG